The Terriglobales bacterium genome window below encodes:
- a CDS encoding glycosyltransferase family 2 protein, producing MGLSVAIVAHNEEKNIARTLEAVRWADEIVLMDSGSTDRTCDIAREYGAKVIHEPWRGYVAQKNYVLEFCTQDWVLALDADEEVTPGLAEEVRKAVAANLDQGYAIPRKNLFMGRWMRFGGFYPDPKLRLFRCGDGYSTGHDPHDRYELKSGRPVVRTKNPMIHYTYPTLTLYLDHMNRYSSLGAKKVVGKRPRGFSFIDIVLRPVFTFIYNYFVRLGFLDGREGLLLHMYHAVYVSWKYSKAWEMSREKQL from the coding sequence ATGGGTCTCTCCGTCGCCATCGTGGCGCATAACGAAGAAAAGAATATTGCGCGGACGCTTGAGGCGGTCCGCTGGGCCGATGAGATCGTGTTGATGGACTCCGGCTCAACAGACCGGACCTGTGACATCGCCCGAGAATACGGAGCCAAGGTCATTCATGAACCCTGGCGCGGGTACGTCGCGCAGAAAAATTACGTGCTCGAGTTCTGTACGCAGGATTGGGTACTGGCGCTGGATGCAGACGAAGAGGTTACGCCGGGTCTGGCCGAAGAAGTGCGGAAGGCCGTGGCCGCAAACCTTGATCAGGGGTATGCGATTCCACGAAAGAACCTGTTCATGGGACGCTGGATGCGCTTCGGCGGCTTCTATCCCGATCCAAAGTTGAGGCTCTTCCGCTGCGGGGATGGATACTCGACGGGACATGATCCGCATGATCGGTACGAGTTGAAGAGTGGGCGTCCGGTGGTTCGCACAAAGAACCCCATGATTCATTACACCTACCCGACGCTGACGCTGTATCTCGATCACATGAACCGATATTCATCGCTTGGTGCGAAGAAGGTGGTCGGGAAACGTCCGCGCGGATTCAGCTTTATCGACATCGTGCTGCGGCCGGTGTTCACGTTCATCTACAACTATTTCGTGCGACTGGGATTCCTGGACGGGCGGGAAGGGCTGCTGTTGCACATGTATCACGCGGTGTATGTGTCCTGGAAATACTCGAAGGCGTGGGAGATGTCGCGCGAGAAGCAGTTGTAA
- a CDS encoding TolC family protein, translating to MRFLGRSLFSALGMVLALAGLAQAQTSNATQQKTSSGHAYSAEDYSKPKSHIFNFIAPFTAREVPPPNFSNSPRIDQAVRDGKIYISLSDAIALALENNLDIAIARFNLSIADTDILRSKAGASLRGVNTGVVSGTPGGGVGNIGSGATGGGAGGTSTGAGGAGAGSSGIVSSTLGGGPSLPSFDPSLSGTLSVGQSGSQSTNPFTGVPIVRQHTGTGNFSYNQGFATGTSLSVGFNNTRTSTNSSFNYLTPQLASNFRATVSQRLLQGLGWNLNTRNIRIAKNNREISDIAFRQQIISTVVQIQNIYWDLVNAYEDVKVKQESVALAEKTLADNQKQVEIGTLAPIEIVRAQSELAARNQDLIVSQTNLQLQQLLMKNAISRNLTDATLAGAPVIPTDTMSIPAVEQVVPTEDLINDALAHRPELASSRIDLQNRQISNKAVRNGLLPSVDVFAYYGASSVGGNINPNFSGLGGTATPNVTYPISYGGTFGNLFESIAPDKGIGLNIQIPIRNRAAQADQVRSELELQQAQMRLQQQQNQIRIDVRNSQFTLTQNRARVEAARKAVDLARESLDAEQKKYALGASTNTLVLQAQRDLTQSQSGLVSAMAAYEKSRVDLDRATGMTLTNYGIDIVDAESGNVKRTPQMPGVVPNTNVPGQQPVPQQQPNK from the coding sequence ATGCGCTTCTTGGGTCGTAGTTTGTTTTCAGCTCTTGGCATGGTTTTGGCGCTCGCCGGTCTTGCGCAGGCGCAAACCAGCAATGCAACTCAACAGAAAACCAGTTCGGGTCATGCGTACTCGGCGGAAGATTACAGCAAGCCGAAATCCCATATCTTCAATTTCATAGCTCCGTTCACGGCACGGGAAGTGCCGCCGCCGAACTTTTCCAATAGCCCGCGCATCGACCAGGCCGTTCGCGACGGCAAGATCTACATCTCGTTATCGGATGCAATTGCCCTTGCGCTCGAGAACAACCTGGATATCGCGATTGCGCGTTTCAACCTCTCCATCGCCGACACGGACATCCTTCGTTCGAAGGCGGGAGCATCGTTGCGCGGCGTTAATACCGGCGTGGTATCGGGCACTCCCGGCGGCGGCGTAGGCAATATCGGATCGGGGGCAACGGGCGGCGGCGCAGGCGGCACGAGCACGGGTGCGGGCGGCGCGGGCGCTGGTTCCAGCGGCATCGTATCCTCGACCCTCGGCGGCGGCCCCTCTTTGCCATCGTTCGACCCAAGTCTGAGCGGCACGCTTTCCGTGGGACAAAGCGGCAGCCAATCGACGAACCCGTTCACCGGTGTGCCTATCGTTCGTCAGCACACCGGAACTGGCAACTTCTCGTACAACCAGGGGTTTGCCACGGGCACGTCGTTATCAGTGGGCTTCAACAATACCCGCACGTCAACCAACAGCTCTTTTAACTATCTGACTCCTCAACTCGCCAGCAACTTCCGCGCCACCGTCTCGCAGCGCCTGTTGCAGGGACTCGGCTGGAACTTGAACACGCGCAACATCCGCATCGCGAAGAACAACCGCGAGATTTCGGACATCGCCTTCCGTCAGCAGATCATTTCGACGGTTGTCCAGATCCAGAATATCTACTGGGACCTGGTCAACGCGTATGAAGACGTCAAGGTGAAACAGGAGTCCGTTGCGCTGGCGGAAAAGACGCTGGCCGACAACCAGAAGCAGGTTGAAATCGGGACCCTGGCTCCGATCGAGATTGTGCGCGCACAGTCCGAACTTGCGGCCCGCAATCAGGACCTGATCGTTTCTCAGACCAACCTCCAGTTGCAGCAGTTGCTGATGAAGAACGCAATCAGCCGCAACCTGACGGATGCAACGCTGGCCGGCGCCCCGGTGATCCCGACGGACACGATGTCGATTCCAGCCGTCGAGCAGGTGGTTCCAACGGAAGACCTGATCAACGACGCACTGGCGCACCGTCCCGAGTTGGCTAGCTCGCGTATCGACCTTCAGAACCGGCAAATCAGCAACAAGGCGGTCCGCAACGGATTACTGCCAAGCGTTGACGTGTTTGCCTACTACGGCGCTTCGTCAGTCGGCGGCAACATCAATCCGAATTTCTCTGGCCTGGGTGGTACGGCCACTCCGAATGTCACTTACCCGATCAGCTACGGCGGCACTTTCGGCAACTTGTTTGAAAGTATCGCGCCGGATAAGGGCATTGGATTGAACATCCAGATCCCGATCCGCAACCGTGCGGCACAAGCTGACCAGGTGCGAAGCGAACTGGAACTGCAGCAGGCGCAGATGCGTTTGCAGCAACAGCAGAACCAGATCCGCATTGACGTTCGCAACTCTCAGTTCACGCTGACCCAGAACCGCGCCCGGGTGGAAGCCGCCCGCAAGGCCGTGGACCTGGCCCGCGAGAGCCTTGACGCCGAGCAGAAGAAGTATGCGCTCGGGGCGTCGACGAACACGTTGGTGCTGCAAGCACAGCGCGACCTGACGCAGTCACAATCGGGGCTGGTTTCGGCGATGGCCGCTTACGAGAAGTCGCGAGTGGACCTTGACCGCGCCACCGGCATGACGCTTACCAATTACGGAATCGACATCGTCGACGCCGAAAGCGGCAACGTCAAAAGAACGCCGCAGATGCCGGGTGTGGTTCCCAACACCAATGTGCCGGGTCAACAGCCGGTTCCTCAGCAGCAACCGAACAAATAA
- the truA gene encoding tRNA pseudouridine(38-40) synthase TruA — MARNFKLELAYDGTDFSGWQVQPGRSTVQGALAGAIERVTREQVTVHGSGRTDAGVHALGQVSAFLSESPIPPSNLAIALNDALPSTIRVTSAEVVSMDFHPRKCARAKTYRYRIYREAVCSPFVARYVYHHPWPLDEVAMINSARQVEGEFDFTSFAAVDPDRARRIAEANDDDEDAPSNIRTIFSSTFRRQGDELIYEVRGTGFLHHMVRNLVGTFLLVGKGSLLATDIPSILAARERSANPGATAPASGLVLVNVEY; from the coding sequence TTGGCACGTAATTTCAAATTGGAACTCGCCTACGACGGAACCGACTTCTCCGGATGGCAGGTCCAGCCCGGTCGAAGCACCGTGCAGGGCGCTCTCGCGGGCGCTATCGAGCGCGTCACCCGCGAACAAGTTACCGTCCATGGTTCGGGACGAACCGACGCCGGTGTTCATGCATTGGGACAGGTGTCGGCATTCCTCTCCGAGTCGCCCATTCCGCCCTCCAACCTCGCCATCGCTCTGAATGATGCCCTTCCATCCACCATTCGAGTTACCTCCGCCGAAGTCGTTTCCATGGATTTCCATCCGCGCAAGTGTGCGCGAGCCAAAACTTATCGTTATCGGATTTATCGCGAGGCGGTCTGTTCACCTTTCGTGGCGCGCTACGTCTATCACCACCCCTGGCCTCTCGATGAAGTTGCCATGATCAACAGCGCCAGGCAGGTTGAGGGTGAATTCGACTTTACCTCCTTCGCTGCGGTGGACCCCGATCGCGCCCGGCGGATCGCCGAAGCCAATGACGATGACGAAGACGCTCCTTCGAATATCCGCACCATTTTTTCCTCAACCTTCAGGCGCCAAGGAGACGAGTTGATCTACGAGGTCCGTGGCACAGGCTTTTTGCACCACATGGTGCGGAATCTCGTAGGCACGTTTCTTTTGGTCGGAAAGGGATCGCTGCTAGCAACCGACATTCCTTCGATCCTCGCCGCGCGCGAGAGGTCCGCCAACCCCGGCGCCACGGCTCCGGCAAGCGGACTTGTGCTGGTCAATGTAGAGTATTAG